attgttttttcaatcatGAATGTTACGATATTAGTttatagaaaaatttgttttagtaATCAAGGTTTATGATGCTTTATCATCATCAGCCTATTACACATATAcatccatttttaaattccagtttagattttgttttactgGTATTTTATACACGGTTAGACAGACTTTCTGTCTAATGGAGATGAATGATTGATAAAAGGGTTTGCTTTCCTATCAACACTGGAAAGCTTGAATTACTGCTTATCAACTAGcaaattacaaatttttgaagttttcCTTGAAATAACCTCATCTTTTTCGTCATATGTTTTGATTTAGTTGTCTGATCAAGAGTCCTTTCGGTCCTTGAAATAACGTACGGatccattttttgttggatTAATTGGCGACGACTCAAGAGTGAAGTTTAAAATCCTTCAATCCTAAATTGATGGCCGGGTTATTCACAAGAATACCTTTTATCCAGCTTGACTCGGAAGCTTGTTTTATATACAATTGCTTTACTATGCCTTGTCTTTTAATGTTTGTTATGACCTTTATGACCCACGTACTTACCTTATCCTACCCTACTCTTCactaatttttatttttgtaatgcgttattacttttaattatctctcctttaattattaattaatcaTAGCTAATAACAAAACGAATACATTTCAATCAATTACTTGCTTAAATCACATTATAAATAATGGTGGAAGGGGGATCAAAAAATGCTGGAACTGTATGAAGGCTGTTATATAAATtgtaacatttttaaattatatgCACCATCAATATTGAATTCAATaacattttattacaaaacTAAGCATCATAAAATTAACACAtagatttgtttatattcCGTATGACTAGACGCTTTCTAAAACGCAACAGCAAATTTATagaataattaaaattatctTTACAAAAGTACATTCGGTTGCTTTGCTGTTAGCACTAGCCTTGATGTATCAATTACAGATGAATGATGACATTCATCTTTCACTTGAAAATCAGTTTTGTACTCATAATTCCACTATTCCTTTGCAAaccttcttccttttttatacattgGCAGGTTGATTCGTTAGGTTATTGATTAGATTTTACTATCAACAGTTGGGACTAAGCATTCAGACGCAAAGGCATTATTAACTAAGCACAGTAACGGACTAAACTAAGTACACTTTAGTTACTGAGATTTCTTGTTGCCCCCACATAGCACTTTTAAGTGAATACACAGTCTCAAGTCTAAAATAGTCTATCCCACATCCCCCACTTAGACCCAAATATTGTGAAGGTTGACTAAACAGTTCTACTAGGTAATTATTGGTGCAAACTTTTAGatatattttctaaaaccATCACAAAAGAATCtctaaaaatcaaacattatcctgttttttaattatactCCTACTGACATAATCAAGCTTCTATAAAAACCGAAAGCGTTTATCGAACTTTTGCAACAGCTCGTTAATTATTATCCGTTTCGCTAACATCCCAACCGAAACCAAAGCGGGATCGCCCTGCGCAAAATCACCTTTCCCAAAACTCGAGAATTGTTAGTCTCTCAGGAAAACCAAGTCAGCTAATCAAATTGCCGACTATATCTTACAGTtctatatttataaaattagagttaattaataaacGGGCTGTTAATAAGAGGGATTGGGCAAAACATCACGAacaaaaagttttcaatattcatagtaaaaatcattaaaagaGATTTACTTGAGGGCTGCTCGAAAACAACCAAAATATCGATTAATTCActgttttgctttttatttttttaagaaagaaTTATAAGCTACATATTTTCTGACGACCACCATTATTACTCTTTAAAATCACCTGCACCTGCcaatttgaattttttcccCGTCTTTCCCATAAACATCAGTTGAATAGTGTgcagttttttttatttacttttttttagtgtcgttgtttaataaactgtaaaaaaaaaataaaacttatCATACAATATGACTTCGTTTACGGAATCAAAAAAACTGGATGAAATAGAGTCGCCAGTTCCGGAAATTATTGTTCCAAGTACCACCAATGGAAACGGAACAATTGAATcttacaaagaaaaatcgGTTGGAACCTCTTTCTTGGATTTTTTTCGCTCCTACAAGTTGCGCCCAGACAATGAGTTTGCTGAAGTGCACAACAGTGAGGACTTTTTGAAACCGAGGCATTTGCAAATGATCGCCATTGGTAGCTGTATTGGTACGGGTCTTTTTGTTTCCACTGgcaaatctttaaaaaacgcTGGACCGGGAAGTCTAatgattaatttcattatccTCAGCGCAATGATTCTCGCTTTAATTCTTTCTCTAGGAGAAATGTGTTGTTTCCTACCAAATCAAAGTAGTATCACAATGTACACTGGACGATTGTTAAATAATAACATTGGTTTTGCGCAGTCATGGTTATATTTTTGGATATGGCTGACCGTCTTGCCTAGTGAAATCTCTGCCGCTTGCGAAGTAGTTGACTTTTGGACAACACAGCACTTAAACCCAGCTATTTGGGTAACTATCTTCTTGGCTTATGTTGTCTTAGTTAATGCATTTGGAGCCCGTAGCTATGGTGAATGTGAATTCGTTagttcatttttaaaagtcgTCATTGTtatcatcttcttcttcgttGCAATTATCATCAACTGTGGAGCTGCTCCAAAAGGTGGCTACATTGGTGCGCACTATTGGCATCATCCAGGATCGTTTCGTAACGGTTTCAAAGGTTTTTGCTCCGTATTTATTTCCTCAGCCTATTCGTTGTCGGGTACTGAGAACATAGGTACGGCTGCTGGAAATACCAGCAATCCTCAACGTGCAATTCCAAGTGCTGTGAAAAAGGTGTTCTACCGTATGGGCTTCTTCTACATCATCACCATCTTCTTGATCACTTTAGTAGTCCCGTATGATAACCCAGACCTGGGTAATGTCAGTCCATTCATTAT
This region of Schizosaccharomyces pombe strain 972h- genome assembly, chromosome: II genomic DNA includes:
- a CDS encoding APC amino acid transporter, producing the protein MTSFTESKKLDEIESPVPEIIVPSTTNGNGTIESYKEKSVGTSFLDFFRSYKLRPDNEFAEVHNSEDFLKPRHLQMIAIGSCIGTGLFVSTGKSLKNAGPGSLMINFIILSAMILALILSLGEMCCFLPNQSSITMYTGRLLNNNIGFAQSWLYFWIWLTVLPSEISAACEVVDFWTTQHLNPAIWVTIFLAYVVLVNAFGARSYGECEFVSSFLKVVIVIIFFFVAIIINCGAAPKGGYIGAHYWHHPGSFRNGFKGFCSVFISSAYSLSGTENIGTAAGNTSNPQRAIPSAVKKVFYRMGFFYIITIFLITLVVPYDNPDLGNVSPFIIAIKNGGIHVLPHITNAVILVSVLSVGNAAVFAASRNAMALVKQGWAPRFLGRVDQKGRPVISYLCSLAMACIAYVNAAPDGSVVFDWLMSVSGGGAFVIWGLSFIDHIRLRYAMKAQKIPDTVLPYKFPGSVYLSYYGVLINFLALCALVYISIFPVTHEKPSAYGFFVSFLGPSVFIAYLLISPIFVKPTFQSLKDVDLTTGRYDLVNSQMYVAESSTSELSEKDLTKPNLQSNDNKNSEDLESNTPPQKKSALQKVADFLC